CCCCTGTCGCGGCATATGTGTCGAGCAATCGGAGGCGGCCCTTCAAAGCTCGTGCCATGGCCACGTCTTCCATCAATGGCTGGTCAGGATAGCCCCCTGTATACTCATATAAGGCGCGCGACATCATCAGTCCCTGATCTCCGTAAGGCAGGTTCAACGCCGCGCTGCGCATATTCGCCCAGGTTGCGACTAAACGTGGCGCGATACCTTTGGCGCGGAACTTCAGGCGGAAAGCGGCTGCAAGATTTGGATGCGCTTCGCGGTGTGTTGCCGCCGCCCCCACCCAATCTGGAGCAAGTCGCGTGTCAGCATGCAGGAATAGCAGCCATTCCCCTTTGGCGGCCTCCGCTCCGCGATGGAGCTGTCCGCCACGCCCCTTGGGGCCAGTGACAACAACAGCGCCTGCTTCTTCTGCGATTTTGACGGTGTCATCCCCACTGCCACCATCAGACACGATCAGGTCGCGGATCATCCCGACCTCCAACCCCGGCAATAGCGAATTTAGGGTCGCGGGCAACTGAGGGGCCGCGTTCAGGGTCGGGATCACAATGGAAAACGGTGCAGACATATCGGGGCTGTTATACCCACCCCTGCCTCCTATATGACAGAGCTAAGAACAGATGGAGGACGAAATGCCAGACAGCACGCGCATGTTGATCGAAGTCACCGGCGGGGACCGCGTGGAATTCCTGCAAGGTCTGGTCACCAATGATTTGGCGAAACTATCTGAAGGCTTGGTCTATGCAGCACTGTTGACCCCTCAAGGTAAATTTCAGGTCGATTTTTTCTTGGTGCCCTGGAAGGATGCGATTCTCATCGACGTGGCTGCACCCTATGGCGACGCGCTGATGCGACGGCTGACCTTCTACAAGCTACGTGCTGATGTGAAGCTTCACGAATTGAAGGCTGATGTGACACGCGGAGTAAATGATATGCCGCAAGGTGCATTCTCCGACCCCCGCCATGATGCGCTCGGCTGGCGCGCCTACGGGCCTGGCTTCGCGTTCGAAGAGCAACCCGATATCGATTGGGACGCCATCCGCGTTGCCCATTGCATCCCCGAGATCGGCATCGAACTCATCCCCGATGATAGCTTTATTCTGGAAGTGGGCTTTGAGCGCTTGCACGGCGTCGATTTCCGCAAAGGCTGCTATGTCGGCCAAGAGGTCACGGCCCGCATGAAACACAAGACCGAGCTGCGCAAGGGGCTGGCATTGGTCGACATTAAGGGCGCGGCCCCGGTGGGAACCCCGATCGACGCACATAACAAGGCAGTTGGCACTCTCTACAGCCAGTCCGGTGGCCGCGCGATTGCGTATCTGCGCTTTGACCGCGCGACCGAGGGCATGACGGCGGGAGACGCCACTGTGTCCTACCAACGCGACTGAATACGCGGCAGTCATCCCCCACACTCGGTCGCCTGCGCGCTCGGCCACACCATTGCATATCGCCGAGATAAGCATATGATTTAGTGAAGATTTTCTTGCGAAAGGTGCCGCTATGTCCCTAACCATTCGTCCCGCAAATATTACAGATGTAGAGGCAATTGCCGGCCTGCTCGTTCTGGACGCAGAACAACGCTACGCAGCCAATCAAACCTTGTGGAAGATGGCTCCAGAACCGCACGCGAAAGTCGCTTCGACCATCACCGCCGCGATGCAAAACGAAGCCCCGCCCTTTCGCCAACACTGGCTTATCGCCGAATCCGAGGGCAACGTCGTTGGCGTGACCCACACAATCCTACTGCCTGTCCCGCCGATCTACGCGGGCGAGTTTGGCCCCCCCGGTTTGATCATGGAGGATTGCTACGTCCTTGATCGCGCACCTTCCGGCACCGCGAAGGCTCTACTGGAGGCAGCGGAGGCCGATTTGGTTGCAGCCGGTGCGAAGGTCCTACTGGGATCATCCATCGCAGGCGGCATTTGGGGCGATGAGTTCTTGGCACAAAGCTACGAGCCTTTGACTCTGTATTTTTCCAAGACCGGATTGAGCAATGCGGCAGACCACGACGACGTGCAAAAAGCATCCGAAGACGACATCCCGGCGATTGTGGCCTCCAGCGCCGTGAACCGTCAGGTGCTGTTTGACTTAAACGACTTCTGGAAACCGCATCCAGAGGCTGACGCCCGTTTTGGCAGCTGGATGACGCGCAGCCTCACACTCACAGACCGCGATATGCTCATCTCCAACTCAGAAGGCGATCCAGAAGGCTACTCTGTGTCCCAGCCTGCAACACCCCTTCACTTCCCGTCAGCCCATGACGTTGTGGGCACTGGATTCATAGACGACTACTTCCATGCAGATTTCGAAAACCCAACCCGTCTGGAAAACCAAGGCCACGCCGCCCGCGCCTTGTTGCAGGCGTCAGAGTCAGCACTTGAGGCGCGTGGCAATGATGCTGCGCTCATCGTATGCCCTGCGGCTTGGATCTCTAAAATCGAGGTGTTGCAAAGCGAAGGCTATGAGACCGAAATTGTCTGGTTCATCAAGGCCTGAGATCACGGTTTCACAAGCGGAAAGGGCTCAGCGTTTTCGCGCCAAGCCCTAAAATTATTTCGATTTTTGACGCTTAGTCCCGCTCGCGGATCGTCTTTGCGAAAGCAGGAAAAATATCGGGGTTGGCTGCGATCATGTGACCGTCTTCCAGCAAGTTCTGGCCTTCACGGATAGGCTCGATAAACCCGCCCGACTCTTTGACCAACAGCACACCGCCCGCGATGTCCCAGATGTTCAACCCACGTTCCCAGTATCCGTCGTAGCGGCCAGCCGCCACGTAAGCGAGATCCAGCGCCGCAGCGCCCCAGCGACGAACGCCAGCACATTGGGGCATCAGCCGGGCGAGATCTTTCAGTGTCGCAGGCAGATACTTGCTGCCGCCGAACGGCACTCCCGTCGCGAACACTGACTCGATCATCTTGTTGCGGGCAGAAACACGCAGCCGCTGCTCGTTCATATATGCGCCCTCGCCCTTTTCAGCGACGAACATTTCATCCTTTGCAGGGTCGTAGACCACAGCAGAAACAATCTCGCCCTTGTGCTCCAACGCAATCGACACGGCCCAATGCGGCATCCCGTGCAGGAAGTTGGTCGTGCCATCTAGCGGATCAACGATCCAGCGGCGGGTCGGGTCAGCGCCTTCGATCGGCTCACTTTCCTCACCAACCCAGCCATAGGTCGGGCGCGCGTCCATCAGTTGCTCTTTGATAATGGCTTCGGCGGCGGTGTCCGCCTTGGACACGAAGTCCCCCGCGCCCTTCATCGAGACCTGCAGGTTCTCGACTTCGCGGAAGTCCTTCACCAGCGATCGGCCGGCAACTCGTGCGGCTTTGATCATAACATTCAGGTTTGCGCTGCCTTGCATCGGTCATCATCCTTGGGAGAGGTTCGGAGGCGCGTATAGACCTATCCTCCGCATAGGGAAAGCCCTTGCGGATGCCGCGCATTTAAACGAGCGTCCAGTTATGTCCGCTGACCGTCCCCTCCTTGGCATCATGCTCATGATCGGCTTTTGCGTGCTCGCCCCAATGGGCGACGCGTTGGCAAAGCTGTTGGGCGAGAGCATTCCACTGGGCCAGCTGCTGCTGACCCGCTTCGGGGTGCAGACAGCAGTGCTAATTCCTTTGGCTTTGCTAACTGGGCGCACGCTCCTTATGTCAGGCCGTGTGTTGCGCCTGACGGTGCTGCGTTCGGTGCTCCATATCATCGGCATTGGCGCAATGTTCTCCAGCCTGCGGTTTCTACCTTTGGCCGATGCCGTGGCCATCGCCTTTGTCATGCCATTCATCATGCTGCTTCTGGGCAAGTATGTGCTTCAAGAGGAAGTCGGTATGCGACGCTTGCTGGCTTGCGTGGTCGGATTCATCGGCACGTTGCTGGTGATCCAGCCCAGCTTCGCTGCTGTCGGCGCCCCTGCGCTGCTGCCCTTGGTGGTCGCCGTGGTATTTGCTCTGTTCATGTTGGTGACGCGTCAGGTCGCCAAGCACGCCGACCCGATCAGCCTTCAAGCCGTCAGCGGCATTGTCGCGACACTCATCCTCGCCGCGATGTATTTCATCCCCGGCACGGATACGATTGAGCAGTTCCAACTCGTCATGCCGGAAGGCGTCAACATCTGGGCGATGCTGCTGGCCATCGGCCTGCTTGGCACCTTCGCGCATCTGGTCATGACGTGGAGCCTGCGCTTTGCGCCCTCCGCCACCGTCGCCCCGATCCAATATCTTGAGATACCGATCGCCACGATTGTGGGGTTCGCTGTGTTCGGCGATTGGCCGAACTCGCTCGCAATGGTCGGCATCTGCATCACCATGGCTGCAGGTCTCTATATCTTGCTGCGGGAGCGCCGGATGGCGCGCCTTGTTCCACCTGCCGCCTAGGCCTTTTCCGGCGTGCGTTGCAGTTTCAACGGCTCCGTTCTCGCCAACCGAATAACATTCGCCATGAACGGTTTGGCCGTATCCTCGCTGCGCGTCGCCGCATAAAGCCGCTTGGTGCGCCCACTCTTGGTCAAAGGCCGTGTCACGTAATCAGAGTTATACCGCACTTCGCGCACCACCCAGTCCGGAAGCACCGCCACGCCTCGGTTGGAGGCGACCAGCAACAAGATGACCGCTGTCAGCTCCACTTGTCGCATCGCTTTGGGCTCGACCCCCGCTGGGGCAAGTAATTCGGTGAAAACGTCGAGGCGTGAACGATCAACCGGATAGGTAATCAACAACTGGTCGCGCAAGTCCTCCGCGTCGATATATTCCTTTTGTGCCAGAGGGTTCTGGGATGACGCGACAAACACCGGTTCGTAGTCGAACAACGGGGTAAAATCCACGCCGGGCAGGTCTTCGGGGTCAGACGAGACCACAAGATCGACCTCTTCGCGCATCAAGGCAGGCAACCCGTCAAACGACAGGCCGGGGCGAATATCCACGTCCACATCGGGCCAGTTCTTGCGGAAGCCTTCAAGCACGGGAAACAGCCACTCAAAACACGCATGGCACTCAATAGCGATGTGCAAACGCCCCGTTTTGCCCATCCGAAGTCCTTCGAAATCCGCTTGCAGTGCTTCAATCTCCGGCAAAATCCGCTCGGCCAGCCGCAGCAATTTCATGCCAGCAGCCGTCAGCTTCATCGGCTTGGCGCGGCGAATGAACAGCTCAACGCCAGCCTGATCCTCCAGACCTTTGATCTGATGGCTAAGCGCACTTTGGGTGATGTTGAGCTGGTCGGCAGCCTTGGCCAGCCCACCTGCTTCGTGAATGGCACGCACCGTCCGAAGGTGGCGAAATTCAATATGCATGCGATCCTCATAATGATCGTGAATGTTATGAATTTGTCTCACATGAGACGCTGTGGCACAAGTCGTCAACTCCAAAAGGACATCTGATATGACTCGCCCTAACGTCTCGTTCGAATTCTTCCCGCCCAAGTCGGTGGAAGCCAGTTTCCGACTCTGGGACACGATCCAAACGCTCGCCCCGCTGGACCCGACCTTTGTGTCGGTGACCTATGGCGCTGGTGGCACGACACGCGAGTTGACCCACGAGGCGGTCACGGCCCTGCACAAAACAACAGACCTGCGCGTTGCGGCCCACCTGACCTGCGTTGATGCGACTCGCGAAGAAACGCTCGCCATCGCGCGCGATTACATGAAGGCGGGTGTGACCGACATCGTCGCCCTGCGCGGCGACGCCCCAAAAGGTCAGAGCTTTGCGGCATCCGAAGACGGATTTGCGTCCTCCATCGAGTTGATCGAAGCGCTGAAAACCGAAACCGATGCCACGATCCGCGTCGGTGCCTACCCCGACAGCCACCCCGAAGCAGGCTCGATGGAGGCCAACATTGCCTACCTGAAGCGCAAATTCGATGCAGGTGCGGATGCGGCGATCACCCAGTTTTTCTTCGAGGCGGACACTTTCTTCCGTTTTCGTGACGCCTGCGTAAAGGCCGGGATCGACAAGCCGATCCTGCCGGGCATCTTCCCGATTGAGGACTGGACCCGCGCCAGCAACTTCGCCAAGCGCTGCGGCACCGCAGTGCCCGCATGGCTGGACGAGGCGTTTACCATCGCGATCCGTGACGACCGCCATGATCTGCTGGCCCAATCCGTCGTGACCGAACTCTGCTCCGACCTTGTCGACGGCGGCGTGGCCGACTTGCATTTCTACACGCTGAACCGCCCGGAATTGACCCGCGATATCTGCGCGGCCTTGGGCGTGACCCCGAAACTAGCCTTGGCGCAAGTGGCGTAAGACTGCCAGTTGCACCTCTCGGGCCTGTCTCCTACCGTCTCCCTGACATACCCAAGAGACAGGCCCACCCCCATGCCCGACAATTTCTTCCCTGATCATCCCGACCAGCTTCCAGGCAGGGACGCAATCTTGTCCATGTCCGGTTTGGAATTCATGCAGAAGGTGCTCGCGAACGAGTTGCCGATGGCACCGATAGCAGGCGGGCTGAACTACGGATTGCACAGTGTAAAGCTGGATGAAATCGTGTTTCGCGGCGCGCCCGGCTTCAATCATATGAATCCCAGCGGCGCCATTCATGGTGGCTGGTATGGCACCTTGCTCGATAGCGCTATGGCCTGCGCCGTGATGACACGCGTGCCCAAAGGTTCCGTCTATACCACTTTGGAATACAAGGTGAATATCATCCGCTCAATCCCGTCGGGCATGCTTGTGGACTGCATCGGAACGGTCGAACACGCTGGCCGCTCGACCGGCGTCGCAACGGGAAAAATTGTGGGCGTCGAGGACGGGAAACTCTACGCGACGGGTTCCACCACCTGCATCATTATGACGCCGAAATAGCTGCTCGGATCAGTTCACAACAGCGCCGGAACGGGCGGTTCCATCACCTTTCCTTGAGGCTCGATCGCGCAGCACGTGTTCGCTCGTGCGCATAGACATTCGCGACATAGGGCCTATCTCTAAAGCGTACTCCACTGCACAGCAGGGAGGCAGGCGGGGCCGCCGAACATCTTTCGAAGGCGGCCCTGCTTGTTCACTTTCCGCCCTTTTAAAGCGCAGATCTATAGAACTTCGGTTCTGTCACCGTCCAAGATTTCGGCAATCGGGTCCGGCAAGGAAAGGCCATCGCGTACCTCTGCGTCCAAAGCGATCTCCATTGCTTGCACGTCTGGAATGCGAGCGGCGACGGCATCAATCATTGCAAATGGCACAACGACAACACCGTCGCGGTCGGCTACGATCAGGTCTCCTGTCTCGACGGGCTGACCACCTACAACAACCTGCGTGCCCACCTGCCCAGGCCCAGTTCCATAAGGGGAGCCAGGGTTCAACCCGGTGCACCAGCACGGCAAACCAACTTCCAGAACGCCTTGAAAGTCGCGCATCGGCCCGTCAGTCACGAAAGCCGCAGCGCCCGCATTCTTGGCCATGCCCGTGACACGGTCCCCAGCCGCAGCACAGCCTTGCCAACCTTGGGCAGCCCCGATCAGAACGTCGCCGGCTTTCAGATATCTCAGGCACCCCAAAGTCGCGAGCAAATCCGATGGCCGGTTATCCGCCGTAAGCGCAGGCCCTGCGACATGAGTGTTGGCCCCGGACAGCGGCGCTATGCGCGCCTCCATGGCGCCGGCCCCGAACATCGCGTCAACCACGAACCCCGTCGGCACGCCTTGAAACTTGGCGATCTGGTCCTTGGTTGGGCGGCGGGCGACATCCGGACCAATCCTGAGCATTTTTGGTTCTTCAATCATCGCGGCAGTCCTCCCTTGGGGCTGCCGCATAACAATCTTCAGGCATCTAAGCTGTCGCGTTCAACTCCAGCACCCTCCAACCGCCGCGGCAGTCCTGAGTAGCATCACTCGGATGTCAGATTGAATTCAAGCGCCAGATCGATGTGTCCCGCCGAAAACGCTTGGCTTCGCAGCCAAAGAGTTACGACTCCAAGCACCACCGCATGACGGCCTTTTGTGCGTGAAGACGGTTCTCGGCTTCGTCGAAGATTACCGAGTTCGGCCCGTCCATCACCTCAGATGTCGCCTCATCGTCGCGATGGGCTGGCAAACAGTGCATGAACAGAGCGTTCGATTTGGCATGGTCCATCAGCTGCTTGTTCACCTGATAGCCACGCAACTGGTTATGCCGCCGCTCCCGCGCGGATTGCGGGTCATGCATCGACACCCAAGTGTCTGTTACAACCAGATCGGCCCCTTCAACAGCGGCCTGCGGGTTGCGCTCGATGCTATAAAGCCCGTCCAACGACGCCTCCGGGTCCAAAGGCGGCGGACCGGAGAAGACCAAATCGAAATCAAACTGCTTGGCCGCGTGCGCAAAGCTCGCGAACACGTTGTTGCCGTCGCCCGTCCACACAACCTTTTTGCCTTTGATCGGGCCGTTATGTTCCTCGAACGTCAGAATATCTGCCATGATCTGGCAAGGATGCGTGCGGTTGGTCAGCCCGTTGATCACCGGAACGGTGGCGTATTCGGCCATCTCCAGAAGCGTGTCCTCCTCAAAGGTCCGCATCATGATCAGGTCGACATAGCGCGACAGCACGCGGGCGGTATCGGCAATCGTCTCGCCGTGGCCCAGCTGCATGTCGGAGCCGGACAGAACCATCGTCTGCCCGCCCATCTGCCGCACGCCCACATCAAAGGAAACACGCGTCCGCGTCGACGGCTTCTCGAAGATCAGCGCGACCATGTGGTCTTTCAACGGAAGATCGTCGTCCAACGCGCCTTTGGGGCGACCTGCACGGGCCTTCTTGACATCGCTTGCGGTGTCGATGATCCGCCGCAGATCTGCAGGGTCGGTCTTGTGGATATCCAGAAAATGCTTCATGCCGCGCCCTCCAAGGCTGTCGCCGCGCGGTCCAGACGCGCCACCGCTTCCTTGATCTCGTCATCAGAGATGGTCATCGCAGGCAACAGCCGGATCACGTTGTCACCGCCCGGAACGGTCAGCACATGCTCCGCATATCCTGCAGTCACCACGTCGACATTCGGCACCACGCATTTCACACCGATCATCAGTCCAGCGCCGCGCACGAGCTCGAAAATCGTCGGATGCGACGCCACGAGCCCCTCTAGGCTTTGCCGGAGCAGGCCGGATTTGCGCGAAACTTCAGCCAGAAAATCATGATCCGCCACGATATCCATCACCGCAGACCCGACCGCGCAGGCCAACGGGTTGCCGCCATAGGTAGAGCCGTGGGTGCCTGCGGTCATACCGCTTGCCGCGTCTTCGGTCGCCAAGCACGCTCCCAGCGGGAAGCCGTTGCCGATGCCCTTGGCCACCGCCATGATGTCAGGGGTCACTCCGGCCCATTCATGAGCAAACAGCTTGCCCGTCCGCCCCATACCGCATTGAATTTCATCGAAAATCAGTAACGCTCCTGTGCTGTCGCACATATCGCGCAAGCCCTTCAGACAGGCATCGGGCAGCGGGATAATCCCGCCCTCGCCCTGCACAGGCTCCACGATCACCGCGGCAATCGTGTCGTCCAGCGCCTCTTGCAACGCGTCATGGTCACCGGCAGTCAGATTGATGAAGCCGGGTAACAAGGGGCCAAATCCCTTTGTCAGTTTCTCCGACGCTGCGGCCGAGATGGTGGCCAAAGTCCGCCCGTGGAAGGACCCCGTGAAGGTGATGATATTCACCCGTTCTGGCTGACCTTTGTCATACCAGTATTTGCGCGCCATCTTGATCGCGCATTCCATCGCCTCGGCACCAGAGTTGGTGAAGAACATCGTGTCAGCAAAGGTCGCCTCGCGCAGCTTTTCGGCCAGTTCTTCCTGATGGGGAATGTGATACAGGTTCGAGGTGTGCCACAACTTGGCCGCTTGGTCCTGCACCACCTTCACCAAGGCCGGATGCGCGTGG
Above is a window of Litoreibacter janthinus DNA encoding:
- a CDS encoding TIGR04283 family arsenosugar biosynthesis glycosyltransferase; protein product: MSAPFSIVIPTLNAAPQLPATLNSLLPGLEVGMIRDLIVSDGGSGDDTVKIAEEAGAVVVTGPKGRGGQLHRGAEAAKGEWLLFLHADTRLAPDWVGAAATHREAHPNLAAAFRLKFRAKGIAPRLVATWANMRSAALNLPYGDQGLMMSRALYEYTGGYPDQPLMEDVAMARALKGRLRLLDTYAATGAERYERNGWLRQSLRNFGTLTRYSFGADPSDLSKRYHKG
- a CDS encoding LysR family transcriptional regulator, whose amino-acid sequence is MHIEFRHLRTVRAIHEAGGLAKAADQLNITQSALSHQIKGLEDQAGVELFIRRAKPMKLTAAGMKLLRLAERILPEIEALQADFEGLRMGKTGRLHIAIECHACFEWLFPVLEGFRKNWPDVDVDIRPGLSFDGLPALMREEVDLVVSSDPEDLPGVDFTPLFDYEPVFVASSQNPLAQKEYIDAEDLRDQLLITYPVDRSRLDVFTELLAPAGVEPKAMRQVELTAVILLLVASNRGVAVLPDWVVREVRYNSDYVTRPLTKSGRTKRLYAATRSEDTAKPFMANVIRLARTEPLKLQRTPEKA
- the metF gene encoding methylenetetrahydrofolate reductase [NAD(P)H], translated to MTRPNVSFEFFPPKSVEASFRLWDTIQTLAPLDPTFVSVTYGAGGTTRELTHEAVTALHKTTDLRVAAHLTCVDATREETLAIARDYMKAGVTDIVALRGDAPKGQSFAASEDGFASSIELIEALKTETDATIRVGAYPDSHPEAGSMEANIAYLKRKFDAGADAAITQFFFEADTFFRFRDACVKAGIDKPILPGIFPIEDWTRASNFAKRCGTAVPAWLDEAFTIAIRDDRHDLLAQSVVTELCSDLVDGGVADLHFYTLNRPELTRDICAALGVTPKLALAQVA
- a CDS encoding PaaI family thioesterase gives rise to the protein MPDNFFPDHPDQLPGRDAILSMSGLEFMQKVLANELPMAPIAGGLNYGLHSVKLDEIVFRGAPGFNHMNPSGAIHGGWYGTLLDSAMACAVMTRVPKGSVYTTLEYKVNIIRSIPSGMLVDCIGTVEHAGRSTGVATGKIVGVEDGKLYATGSTTCIIMTPK
- a CDS encoding aspartate aminotransferase family protein, with protein sequence MIPAVLPTYSRAKMSFEKGEGSWLIEQDGTRYLDLGGGIAVTGLGHAHPALVKVVQDQAAKLWHTSNLYHIPHQEELAEKLREATFADTMFFTNSGAEAMECAIKMARKYWYDKGQPERVNIITFTGSFHGRTLATISAAASEKLTKGFGPLLPGFINLTAGDHDALQEALDDTIAAVIVEPVQGEGGIIPLPDACLKGLRDMCDSTGALLIFDEIQCGMGRTGKLFAHEWAGVTPDIMAVAKGIGNGFPLGACLATEDAASGMTAGTHGSTYGGNPLACAVGSAVMDIVADHDFLAEVSRKSGLLRQSLEGLVASHPTIFELVRGAGLMIGVKCVVPNVDVVTAGYAEHVLTVPGGDNVIRLLPAMTISDDEIKEAVARLDRAATALEGAA
- the argF gene encoding ornithine carbamoyltransferase; the protein is MKHFLDIHKTDPADLRRIIDTASDVKKARAGRPKGALDDDLPLKDHMVALIFEKPSTRTRVSFDVGVRQMGGQTMVLSGSDMQLGHGETIADTARVLSRYVDLIMMRTFEEDTLLEMAEYATVPVINGLTNRTHPCQIMADILTFEEHNGPIKGKKVVWTGDGNNVFASFAHAAKQFDFDLVFSGPPPLDPEASLDGLYSIERNPQAAVEGADLVVTDTWVSMHDPQSARERRHNQLRGYQVNKQLMDHAKSNALFMHCLPAHRDDEATSEVMDGPNSVIFDEAENRLHAQKAVMRWCLES
- a CDS encoding DMT family transporter, which produces MSADRPLLGIMLMIGFCVLAPMGDALAKLLGESIPLGQLLLTRFGVQTAVLIPLALLTGRTLLMSGRVLRLTVLRSVLHIIGIGAMFSSLRFLPLADAVAIAFVMPFIMLLLGKYVLQEEVGMRRLLACVVGFIGTLLVIQPSFAAVGAPALLPLVVAVVFALFMLVTRQVAKHADPISLQAVSGIVATLILAAMYFIPGTDTIEQFQLVMPEGVNIWAMLLAIGLLGTFAHLVMTWSLRFAPSATVAPIQYLEIPIATIVGFAVFGDWPNSLAMVGICITMAAGLYILLRERRMARLVPPAA
- a CDS encoding inositol monophosphatase family protein, which gives rise to MQGSANLNVMIKAARVAGRSLVKDFREVENLQVSMKGAGDFVSKADTAAEAIIKEQLMDARPTYGWVGEESEPIEGADPTRRWIVDPLDGTTNFLHGMPHWAVSIALEHKGEIVSAVVYDPAKDEMFVAEKGEGAYMNEQRLRVSARNKMIESVFATGVPFGGSKYLPATLKDLARLMPQCAGVRRWGAAALDLAYVAAGRYDGYWERGLNIWDIAGGVLLVKESGGFIEPIREGQNLLEDGHMIAANPDIFPAFAKTIRERD
- a CDS encoding YgfZ/GcvT domain-containing protein — protein: MPDSTRMLIEVTGGDRVEFLQGLVTNDLAKLSEGLVYAALLTPQGKFQVDFFLVPWKDAILIDVAAPYGDALMRRLTFYKLRADVKLHELKADVTRGVNDMPQGAFSDPRHDALGWRAYGPGFAFEEQPDIDWDAIRVAHCIPEIGIELIPDDSFILEVGFERLHGVDFRKGCYVGQEVTARMKHKTELRKGLALVDIKGAAPVGTPIDAHNKAVGTLYSQSGGRAIAYLRFDRATEGMTAGDATVSYQRD
- a CDS encoding RraA family protein, giving the protein MIEEPKMLRIGPDVARRPTKDQIAKFQGVPTGFVVDAMFGAGAMEARIAPLSGANTHVAGPALTADNRPSDLLATLGCLRYLKAGDVLIGAAQGWQGCAAAGDRVTGMAKNAGAAAFVTDGPMRDFQGVLEVGLPCWCTGLNPGSPYGTGPGQVGTQVVVGGQPVETGDLIVADRDGVVVVPFAMIDAVAARIPDVQAMEIALDAEVRDGLSLPDPIAEILDGDRTEVL